A stretch of the Cuculus canorus isolate bCucCan1 chromosome 15, bCucCan1.pri, whole genome shotgun sequence genome encodes the following:
- the UNKL gene encoding putative E3 ubiquitin-protein ligase UNKL isoform X3 yields MCSSDQETADSESALQHGSALDLHFNDVNVASIDKDLEVQEVSDLGVAGQRLLGSSAPVNIPGSLVRSSSLHSSSSLSTSPLSSLSQSLSQSFVSSTVASHHQQPQAVKAEHSMLGTSASSHNSLGLNGVTGSIWDFVTGSFSPSPSPVLSSGSTPSISSNTSGNELTRVRQELDDAKRKLKHWEESWQQIKQACDAWQKEAQEAKERANIADADKQLALQKKEEVENKLKKLKAQLAAGLSTTLPYLKNYGDIENTSLPKLRSLQNRLHLDLETIDEVIFQLQSKKCIICQEGDRSIILNPCQHYVLCDQCAAVQEECPCCKKKNLW; encoded by the exons GTTCTGCTTTAGATTTGCATTTCAATGATGTGAACGTTGCATCCATAGATAAAGACTTAGAAGTTCAAGAAGTCAGTGACCTTGGAGTAGCAG GTCAAAGATTACTGGGAAGTTCAGCACCTGTCAATATTCCAGGCTCTCTTGTTCGTTCTTCGTCTTTACATTCATCATCATCCCTTTCAACCTCTCCACTCAGTTCTCTTTCACAATCCCTGTCTCAGTCGTTTGTTTCCTCGACTGTGGCTTCTCACCACCAGCAGCCTCAGGCTGTGAAGGCAGAACATAGCATGTTGGGcacctcagcctcttctcacaACTCTTTAG GTTTAAATGGTGTTACAGGGAGCATCTGGGACTTTGTAACTGGGAGCTTCTCTCCTAGTCCATCCCCAGTACTAAGCAGCGGCTCTACCCCCTCAATAAGTTCAAATACCAGTGGGAATGAACTAACTCGAGTAAGACAGGAACTTGATGATGCCAAGAGAAAACTAAAACACTGGGAAGAATCTTGGCAACAAATAAAACAG GCATGTGATGCATGGCAGAAAGAGGCTCAAGAAGCAAAAGAACGTGCTAACATCGCAGATGCAGACAAACAGCTTGCTCTTCAGAAGAAGGAGgaagtggaaaataaattaaaaaagctgaagGCACAATTAGCTGCTGGTCTATCTACTACATTACCTTATTTGAAAAACTATGGAGATATAGAAAATACATCCTTGCCAAAGCTTCGTTCCTTACAAAATCGGCTGCACTTAGATTTAGAAACAATAGATGAG GTGATTTTTCAGCTTCAGTCAAAGAAATGCATCATATGCCAGGAGGGTGATCGTAGCATTATTCTGAATCCATGTCAACATTATGTACTGTGTGATCAATGTGCAGCTGTTCAAGAAGAATGTCCttgctgcaagaagaaaaatctgtggtAA